In Halopseudomonas xinjiangensis, a single genomic region encodes these proteins:
- a CDS encoding bifunctional 4-hydroxy-2-oxoglutarate aldolase/2-dehydro-3-deoxy-phosphogluconate aldolase — protein MSLAEHIKTLDRIFASARVLPVISLRRAEDALPLADALEAGGVTTLEITLRTSSALGAIAQLRRDRAHLCVGAGTILDGRQYQLALDAGAQFIVTPGCTEELLTLGLDSPVPLLPGVATASEILQGYRFGYRRFKLYPAEVCGGIGALKSFAGPFAGIRFCPTGGVARHKVPDYLALDNVMGVGGTWMAPAELIAQQDWAGITRVCKESLAEAAADLSR, from the coding sequence ATGAGCCTGGCTGAGCACATCAAAACGCTGGACCGGATATTCGCTTCGGCGCGGGTGCTGCCCGTGATCAGCCTGCGCCGGGCAGAGGACGCGTTGCCGTTGGCCGATGCGCTGGAAGCAGGCGGCGTGACCACGCTGGAAATAACCCTGCGTACCTCATCCGCTCTGGGTGCGATCGCTCAATTGCGCCGGGACCGGGCCCATCTTTGCGTTGGCGCCGGCACCATACTGGACGGGCGCCAATACCAGCTGGCGCTGGATGCTGGCGCGCAATTCATCGTCACGCCGGGCTGCACCGAAGAACTCTTGACGCTCGGGCTGGATAGTCCGGTGCCGTTGCTGCCCGGCGTGGCCACAGCGTCCGAGATTCTGCAGGGCTACCGCTTCGGCTATCGACGTTTCAAGCTGTATCCGGCGGAGGTATGTGGCGGCATCGGGGCGCTGAAGTCCTTCGCCGGCCCCTTTGCCGGCATCCGTTTTTGTCCAACCGGCGGCGTGGCTAGGCACAAGGTGCCGGATTACCTGGCGCTGGACAACGTCATGGGTGTCGGCGGCACCTGGATGGCCCCGGCGGAGCTGATCGCCCAGCAGGACTGGGCGGGCATCACGCGGGTATGCAAAGAGTCGCTGGCCGAGGCAGCAGCGGACCTGTCGCGTTAG
- a CDS encoding universal stress protein yields MDFKHILVVIDPTSQEEAQPSLIRAEEVSERYPQAAVTLFICDYNSALDGGILFATPGLEKARASLIDSHLRQLDKLAAPLRERGVTVHTRAVWGKRLDRNILHAVAETGADLVFKTTHHHNPIKQLLLTNTDWQLIRHCEAPLWLVKRADRSIQTICAGIDPLHEADKPAALDFKLVKTARALASNGRRTIQVAHCYSPLPQTLVYDASVIADYDGYAEDVRKRHAAAFEEFGAKLDLPAERRHLLQGYAEEVMPEFVEEQNIDLLVMGAVSRSRLDAALVGHTAERLLDDVPCDVLVVKPDGFVDPSKP; encoded by the coding sequence ATGGACTTCAAACACATTCTGGTAGTCATCGACCCCACCAGCCAGGAGGAGGCCCAGCCCTCTCTGATTCGTGCCGAAGAGGTGAGCGAGCGGTATCCCCAAGCGGCCGTGACCCTGTTCATCTGTGACTACAACTCGGCGCTGGACGGGGGCATCCTGTTCGCCACGCCAGGCTTGGAAAAGGCTCGTGCATCGCTGATAGACAGCCACCTGCGTCAACTCGACAAGCTCGCCGCGCCTCTTCGCGAGCGCGGGGTCACGGTCCATACCCGGGCGGTATGGGGCAAGCGGCTCGACCGGAATATTCTGCATGCGGTCGCCGAGACCGGTGCCGATCTGGTTTTCAAGACCACCCACCACCACAATCCGATCAAACAGTTGCTGCTGACCAATACGGACTGGCAATTGATTCGCCATTGCGAAGCGCCGCTGTGGCTGGTCAAACGTGCCGATCGCAGCATCCAAACCATCTGCGCCGGCATCGACCCCTTGCATGAGGCAGACAAGCCGGCGGCGCTTGACTTCAAGTTGGTCAAAACGGCCCGCGCCCTGGCCAGCAACGGGCGAAGGACGATACAGGTCGCTCATTGCTACAGCCCGCTGCCGCAGACGTTGGTGTATGACGCCAGCGTGATTGCCGATTATGACGGCTACGCCGAGGATGTTCGCAAGCGTCACGCTGCGGCCTTCGAGGAGTTCGGCGCTAAGCTCGATCTGCCCGCCGAACGCCGCCATCTTCTGCAGGGCTACGCCGAAGAGGTGATGCCGGAATTCGTTGAAGAGCAGAACATCGATTTGCTGGTAATGGGCGCGGTGTCACGCTCACGCCTCGACGCCGCGCTTGTCGGCCACACCGCCGAGCGCCTGCTCGACGATGTGCCTTGCGACGTGTTGGTGGTCAAGCCTGACGGCTTCGTGGATCCGAGCAAGCCCTAA
- a CDS encoding outer membrane protein assembly factor BamD encodes MRPLIIIFAASLISSCASNTPGKHLDQAYRAYEAGDCSRVILELSQAERTSRSRPYLQPEISLLRGLCLERQGLYLDAIQIYRHLVRYRPTSEYAYRAGARLETLRLLGHHDPEDSLAPERR; translated from the coding sequence ATGCGTCCGCTGATCATCATCTTCGCTGCCAGCCTGATTTCCAGCTGCGCTTCCAACACGCCCGGCAAGCATCTTGATCAGGCCTACCGGGCGTACGAGGCGGGCGACTGTTCCAGGGTCATCCTCGAACTGTCTCAGGCCGAGCGCACCAGCCGTTCGCGGCCTTACCTGCAACCCGAGATTTCCTTGTTGCGCGGGCTGTGTCTCGAACGCCAAGGGTTGTATCTCGACGCCATTCAGATCTACCGGCATCTGGTGCGCTACAGGCCAACCAGCGAATACGCCTATCGTGCGGGCGCGCGCCTGGAGACCCTCCGCCTGCTAGGACATCATGATCCGGAGGATTCGCTGGCGCCGGAGCGACGCTGA
- a CDS encoding DUF4124 domain-containing protein, with product MRRWVLTFSLLMVIAPSHAQIYRWTDEQGRVHFGERPGQGAEQVEVNPQIIERDAQVRQREQNLRRIMDVRSEERAAEQLKLTEQRNRQRAQCDAFRRQLAQLDKRVFRYEEDASGRQIEVDRKRVEARKAELTTLVQERC from the coding sequence ATGCGTCGATGGGTCTTAACTTTTAGCCTGCTGATGGTCATCGCGCCTTCGCATGCGCAGATCTACCGCTGGACCGACGAGCAGGGTCGAGTGCACTTTGGCGAGCGCCCCGGGCAGGGCGCGGAGCAGGTCGAAGTGAACCCGCAGATAATCGAACGCGACGCGCAGGTTCGCCAGCGCGAGCAAAATCTCCGCCGTATCATGGACGTACGCAGCGAGGAACGTGCTGCCGAGCAGTTGAAACTGACCGAGCAGCGTAACCGCCAGCGTGCCCAGTGCGACGCCTTTCGTCGTCAACTGGCGCAGCTCGACAAGCGCGTGTTCCGGTACGAGGAAGATGCCAGCGGCAGGCAGATCGAAGTCGATCGCAAGCGAGTCGAGGCGCGCAAGGCTGAACTGACCACGTTGGTCCAGGAGCGTTGTTGA
- the sbcB gene encoding exodeoxyribonuclease I, whose translation MDKSIFWYDFESTGIDPRCDRPLQVAGVRTNEQLEEIGEPLCIDCRLAEDTLPAPMACLVTGIDPQRVMRGLPEAEFIRRLHDEMAAAGTCTVGYNNLRFDDEMTRFSLYRNFYNPYAREWQGGNSRWDLLDALRTAHALRPDGINWPQQDGFTSLRLELLTEANGIAHGQAHDALADVRATIAMARLLRQAQPRLYEYLYALRSKQKVCELIDLQSVRPLVHVSGRFGRERHGLAVVLPLGWHPTNRNALIVWDLACDPALLIDLSADEIRSRLYTRREELPEGHERPGLKLVHINKCPVLADTKVLREEDVKRLDLDMPSLFTRAEQLASWRALGQPHLRAIFEADAERSRESSNDCDTQLYEGFVSDADNRLLPAIREAEGRLLTAQHWPLRDQRLADLLFRYRARNFPESLGSAEREQWQVFCRERLEGKRPGAPITLSEFYQEVARLSPTLGDAQRQLLEDWKNYAGGLAAKLGIDVTETVTEAH comes from the coding sequence ATGGACAAGAGCATCTTCTGGTACGACTTCGAGTCCACGGGTATCGACCCGCGCTGTGATCGTCCGTTGCAGGTTGCCGGGGTACGCACCAACGAACAGCTGGAAGAAATCGGCGAGCCGTTGTGCATCGATTGTCGCCTTGCCGAGGATACGCTGCCGGCGCCCATGGCCTGCCTGGTTACCGGCATCGACCCGCAGCGTGTGATGCGTGGGCTTCCCGAAGCGGAGTTCATCCGGCGGCTCCATGACGAGATGGCCGCGGCGGGTACGTGCACGGTTGGCTACAACAACCTGCGCTTTGACGACGAGATGACTCGCTTCTCGCTGTATCGCAACTTCTACAACCCCTACGCTCGCGAATGGCAGGGCGGCAACAGTCGCTGGGATCTGCTCGACGCGCTGCGTACCGCCCATGCACTACGCCCGGACGGTATCAACTGGCCGCAGCAGGACGGATTCACCAGCCTGCGGCTGGAGCTGCTGACCGAGGCAAATGGCATCGCCCATGGTCAGGCCCACGATGCGCTGGCGGACGTGCGCGCGACGATCGCCATGGCCCGCCTGCTACGCCAGGCCCAGCCCCGGCTGTATGAATATCTGTATGCGCTGCGCAGCAAGCAGAAGGTATGCGAGCTGATCGATCTCCAGAGCGTACGACCCTTGGTGCATGTCTCGGGCCGCTTTGGTCGCGAACGGCACGGCCTGGCTGTCGTGTTGCCGCTCGGCTGGCATCCGACCAATCGTAACGCTTTGATCGTCTGGGATCTGGCCTGCGATCCGGCACTGCTGATCGATTTGTCTGCGGATGAAATCCGCTCTCGACTTTACACCCGGCGTGAAGAGCTGCCCGAGGGTCACGAGCGGCCCGGACTCAAGTTAGTGCATATCAACAAGTGTCCGGTGTTGGCTGATACCAAAGTTTTGCGGGAAGAAGATGTGAAGCGGCTCGATCTCGACATGCCGAGTTTATTCACCCGTGCAGAGCAGTTGGCTTCGTGGCGCGCCCTGGGTCAACCGCATCTCCGGGCGATTTTTGAAGCGGATGCCGAGCGCTCCCGCGAATCATCGAACGATTGCGATACACAACTGTATGAAGGTTTTGTAAGCGATGCGGACAACCGCTTGCTGCCAGCCATCCGGGAAGCGGAGGGCAGACTTCTCACCGCGCAACACTGGCCCTTGCGAGACCAGCGTTTGGCCGATCTTCTGTTTCGCTATCGCGCGCGAAACTTTCCCGAGTCGCTTGGTTCCGCAGAGCGGGAACAATGGCAAGTTTTCTGCCGCGAACGGCTCGAAGGAAAACGACCGGGCGCACCGATCACGCTGAGTGAGTTTTATCAGGAGGTTGCTCGCTTATCGCCGACGCTGGGTGACGCTCAACGGCAACTGCTCGAAGACTGGAAGAATTATGCGGGCGGTCTTGCGGCGAAACTTGGCATCGATGTAACCGAGACGGTAACCGAAGCCCATTAA
- the mvaT gene encoding histone-like nucleoid-structuring protein MvaT: MSMLQEYRQIEERIRELSQRLESLSNDEKLKKEIEFEKKLRDLMEQYNKSPREVAAIVEPDNKSASPKAARTAGGKRARKVKQYKNPNTGEVIETKGGNHKTLKAWKEQYGSDTVESWMSIVG; encoded by the coding sequence ATGTCCATGCTGCAAGAATATCGCCAGATCGAAGAACGCATTCGCGAACTTTCACAGCGCCTCGAGTCGTTGTCCAACGACGAGAAGCTGAAGAAAGAAATCGAGTTCGAAAAGAAGCTGCGCGACTTGATGGAACAGTACAACAAGAGCCCGCGTGAAGTCGCGGCTATCGTCGAGCCCGACAACAAGTCCGCGTCGCCCAAGGCTGCGCGCACCGCGGGTGGCAAGCGAGCTCGTAAGGTGAAGCAGTATAAAAATCCGAACACCGGGGAAGTTATCGAAACCAAGGGCGGCAATCACAAGACCTTGAAAGCCTGGAAAGAACAGTACGGCTCCGACACCGTGGAATCCTGGATGTCCATCGTCGGCTGA
- the purU gene encoding formyltetrahydrofolate deformylase — MRTFRLVIACPDRVGIVAKVSNVLAAYNGWITEANHHSDNLSNWFFMRHEIRADSLPFDADGLRTAFAPIAAEFSMDWRVSDSAERKKVVLMASRESHCLADLLHRWHSGELDCEITSVISNHDDLRSMVEWHGIAFHHVPVDPQDKMPAFAEVTRLIEEQQADCIVLARYMQILPPELCQRYANRVINIHHSFLPSFVGARPYHQAAQRGVKLIGATCHYVTEELDAGPIIEQDVVRITHRNNAEDMVRLGKDVEKMVLSRGLRYHLEDRVLVHDNKTVVFS, encoded by the coding sequence ATGCGCACTTTTCGTCTGGTGATCGCCTGTCCCGATCGGGTCGGCATTGTTGCAAAAGTCAGTAATGTCCTGGCTGCTTACAATGGCTGGATCACCGAGGCCAATCATCACTCGGATAACCTTTCCAATTGGTTTTTCATGCGCCACGAGATACGCGCCGATTCGCTTCCTTTCGATGCCGACGGATTGCGCACCGCTTTCGCTCCGATTGCGGCGGAATTCTCCATGGACTGGCGCGTGAGTGATTCTGCCGAGCGCAAGAAAGTTGTATTGATGGCCAGCCGTGAATCACATTGCCTTGCTGATCTTCTGCATCGTTGGCATAGCGGCGAACTCGACTGCGAGATTACGAGTGTGATCTCCAATCATGATGATCTGCGCAGTATGGTCGAGTGGCATGGCATTGCCTTCCACCATGTTCCGGTCGATCCGCAGGACAAGATGCCTGCGTTTGCAGAGGTCACGCGGCTGATCGAAGAACAACAGGCCGATTGCATAGTCCTGGCGCGCTATATGCAAATCCTGCCACCCGAACTTTGCCAGCGGTATGCCAACCGCGTTATCAACATTCATCACAGTTTCCTGCCGTCGTTCGTTGGCGCTCGCCCGTACCATCAGGCAGCACAGCGCGGCGTGAAACTCATCGGCGCAACCTGCCACTACGTGACGGAAGAACTCGATGCCGGCCCGATAATCGAGCAGGACGTGGTCCGTATAACTCATCGCAATAACGCTGAGGACATGGTTCGGCTTGGCAAGGATGTGGAAAAGATGGTGCTTTCCCGTGGTTTGCGCTATCACTTGGAAGACAGGGTTCTGGTTCACGACAACAAGACGGTTGTGTTCAGCTAG
- a CDS encoding CBS domain-containing protein, with the protein MLKIVKVREYMTGDLICFSPETELAKAIETLVRQGISGGPVVDSNRQLVGMLSESDCLKGILTGSYFEEASVSVGEVMSKVVDTIEADADIIKAAEQFVSKRIRRLPVLDGGRLVGQISRRDVLRAVNTFNLHGAPK; encoded by the coding sequence ATGCTCAAGATAGTAAAAGTGCGCGAATACATGACCGGCGATCTGATCTGTTTCTCCCCGGAAACGGAATTGGCCAAGGCCATCGAAACGCTTGTGCGTCAGGGTATCTCAGGCGGCCCGGTAGTCGATTCCAACCGACAACTTGTCGGCATGCTGTCCGAAAGTGACTGTCTGAAAGGGATTCTGACTGGCAGTTACTTTGAGGAAGCCAGCGTCAGCGTTGGCGAGGTAATGTCGAAGGTGGTCGATACCATCGAGGCAGATGCTGACATCATCAAGGCTGCGGAGCAGTTCGTCAGTAAAAGGATCCGGCGCCTGCCGGTTCTGGACGGAGGCCGCCTGGTGGGCCAGATCAGCCGGCGCGATGTGCTGCGCGCAGTCAACACGTTCAACCTGCACGGGGCGCCCAAATGA
- a CDS encoding methyl-accepting chemotaxis protein, producing MNLRNLSIAARLAAGFAVIALIVVLLGTLATREMGAIRDDVVLLEDTWVPGMQQLGAFNQNYLRFRIYTMRVMMASTPQEIAPLREQLDKLEANLLEAETTFDGLVTDPEMQRAFDAYRQGRMQYMTVQKEIVQLASQGRDAEADLMLTERLNPLADTVTRALIELERMVSSGADAASKHALDVYDSAFNQTVAFIVAAVALTIGLAFFMTRSIVAPIREAVEASETVAAGDLTQKISSSGRDEPARLLQALATMQLQLRNTIQGIANSSNQLAAAAEELNAVTEDASRGLQRQNDEVQQAATAVNQMSAAVDEVARNAVSTSEQSKETSKIAGEGQQQVSRTVTSIDKLSGTIQSTATEVQELAEKAQNISRVLDVIRAIAEQTNLLALNAAIEAARAGEQGRGFAVVADEVRALAHRTQQSTTEIEEMIGTIQQGTERAVEAMGISKTMAGSTLEQATAAGEALTRITSAITQINERNLVIASASEEQASVAREVDRNLVNIRDLSTQSAAGAEQTSSSSRELSRLAVELNDLVNRFRI from the coding sequence ATGAATCTCCGAAATCTCTCCATTGCGGCCCGTTTGGCTGCAGGCTTCGCCGTGATTGCGCTTATTGTCGTGTTGCTCGGCACCCTTGCGACTCGTGAAATGGGCGCTATACGCGATGATGTAGTGCTGTTGGAGGATACCTGGGTCCCAGGTATGCAGCAGCTTGGCGCATTCAACCAGAACTATCTTCGCTTTCGCATCTATACAATGCGAGTCATGATGGCGAGTACGCCGCAGGAGATCGCGCCTCTAAGAGAGCAGCTGGACAAGCTTGAGGCCAATCTGTTGGAGGCGGAAACTACGTTTGATGGTCTGGTCACCGACCCGGAGATGCAGCGCGCTTTCGACGCCTATCGTCAAGGTCGGATGCAGTACATGACAGTGCAAAAGGAGATTGTGCAGCTTGCCTCGCAAGGGCGTGACGCGGAAGCTGACCTCATGCTGACTGAACGCCTCAACCCGCTGGCCGACACGGTTACCCGTGCCTTGATCGAGCTGGAGCGAATGGTCTCTTCAGGCGCGGACGCTGCATCCAAGCACGCTCTGGACGTTTACGACAGTGCCTTCAACCAGACTGTGGCTTTCATTGTTGCAGCGGTAGCCTTGACCATCGGTCTGGCATTCTTCATGACTCGCAGCATCGTTGCGCCGATCCGCGAAGCGGTCGAAGCCAGCGAAACCGTCGCCGCCGGTGATCTGACCCAGAAGATCTCCAGCAGTGGCCGTGACGAGCCAGCTCGCCTGCTTCAAGCATTGGCCACCATGCAGCTTCAATTGCGCAACACCATCCAGGGCATCGCCAACTCCTCGAATCAGTTGGCCGCTGCGGCCGAGGAGCTGAACGCTGTCACCGAGGATGCAAGCCGCGGTCTGCAGCGCCAGAACGACGAAGTGCAGCAGGCCGCAACGGCGGTCAACCAGATGAGCGCTGCGGTTGACGAAGTGGCGCGCAACGCGGTGTCGACCTCGGAGCAGTCCAAGGAAACCTCGAAGATCGCTGGCGAAGGACAGCAGCAGGTCAGCCGTACCGTAACCAGCATCGACAAGCTGTCCGGCACCATTCAGTCGACCGCGACCGAGGTTCAGGAACTAGCCGAGAAAGCGCAGAACATCAGCCGCGTCCTGGATGTGATCCGCGCTATCGCCGAGCAGACTAACCTGCTGGCACTCAACGCAGCGATCGAAGCGGCACGGGCCGGTGAGCAGGGTCGTGGTTTTGCGGTGGTAGCCGACGAGGTTCGCGCTCTGGCTCATCGTACTCAGCAGTCCACCACCGAAATCGAAGAAATGATCGGCACCATTCAGCAAGGTACCGAGCGCGCAGTCGAGGCGATGGGGATCAGCAAGACCATGGCTGGCAGCACGTTGGAGCAGGCCACCGCTGCAGGTGAGGCGCTCACCCGCATCACCTCGGCGATCACTCAGATCAACGAGCGCAACCTGGTGATTGCCAGCGCCTCGGAAGAGCAGGCTTCGGTCGCTCGTGAAGTCGACCGTAACCTGGTCAACATCCGCGACCTGTCGACCCAGTCGGCAGCCGGTGCCGAGCAGACCAGCAGCTCCAGTCGCGAGCTGTCGCGCCTGGCGGTCGAGCTCAACGATCTGGTCAATCGTTTTCGCATCTGA
- the ahpF gene encoding alkyl hydroperoxide reductase subunit F, giving the protein MLDANLKKQLDTYLQNIVNPIKISVSADDSDKSRELLDLAGEITGMSAKIDMTRADDARTPSMAIGPDNGGAPRVRFAGLPMGHEFTSLVLALLQAGGHPSKADAALQEQIRNLEGEFHFETYISLSCQNCPDVVQALNLMAVLNPNITHTMVDGALFQDEVEERQIMAVPSVYLNGNPFGQGRMTLAEIVNKVDTGAAQRKAVELTQKAPYDVLVIGGGPAGAAAAIYAARKGIRTGIVAERFGGQVMDTVGIENFISVPYTEGPKLVANLEQHVKDYEVDLMTEQKAAKLTSGDFIELELENGATLTSRSVILATGARWREMNVPGEQEYRGKGVAYCPHCDGPLFKGKRVAVIGGGNSGIEAAIDLAGIVEHVTVLEFADTLRADEVLQRKARSMKNVDIIKNAQTTEVRGDGNKVVGLTYTDRDSGESKNVDVAGIFVQIGLIPNTDWLKGGEVKLSRFGEIEVDARGATSVPGVFAAGDVATVPYKQIVVAMGSGSTAALSAFDYLIRTPLPAAVAGQHLERETVGSAEYN; this is encoded by the coding sequence ATGTTGGACGCGAATCTGAAGAAACAACTGGACACGTACCTGCAGAATATCGTTAATCCGATCAAGATCAGCGTGTCCGCCGATGACAGCGACAAGTCGCGCGAGCTGCTGGATCTGGCCGGTGAAATCACCGGCATGTCGGCCAAGATCGACATGACCCGTGCAGATGACGCTCGCACGCCGAGCATGGCGATCGGCCCGGACAACGGCGGAGCCCCCCGTGTGCGTTTTGCTGGTCTGCCGATGGGCCACGAATTTACCTCGCTGGTACTGGCTCTGCTGCAGGCCGGCGGACACCCTTCCAAGGCCGATGCCGCTCTACAAGAGCAGATCCGCAACCTGGAAGGCGAGTTTCACTTCGAAACCTATATCTCGTTGTCGTGCCAGAACTGCCCGGACGTAGTTCAGGCGCTGAACCTGATGGCGGTGCTGAACCCGAACATCACCCACACCATGGTGGATGGCGCGCTGTTCCAGGACGAAGTCGAAGAGCGTCAGATCATGGCGGTGCCTTCGGTGTACCTGAACGGCAACCCGTTCGGCCAGGGTCGCATGACGCTCGCCGAAATCGTCAACAAGGTCGACACGGGCGCCGCTCAACGCAAAGCAGTCGAGCTGACTCAGAAGGCTCCGTACGATGTGCTGGTAATCGGTGGTGGCCCCGCTGGCGCGGCCGCTGCCATCTACGCAGCGCGTAAAGGCATCCGTACCGGTATCGTTGCCGAGCGCTTCGGCGGCCAGGTCATGGATACCGTCGGTATCGAGAACTTCATTTCCGTGCCGTATACCGAAGGACCGAAACTGGTCGCCAACCTTGAGCAGCACGTCAAGGACTACGAAGTTGATCTGATGACCGAGCAGAAGGCGGCCAAGCTCACCAGTGGGGATTTCATCGAACTCGAGTTGGAAAACGGCGCGACCTTGACCAGCCGCTCGGTGATCCTGGCGACTGGCGCCCGCTGGCGCGAAATGAACGTACCCGGCGAGCAGGAATACCGCGGCAAGGGTGTTGCCTACTGCCCGCATTGTGACGGCCCGCTGTTCAAGGGCAAGCGTGTCGCGGTGATCGGTGGTGGTAACTCGGGTATCGAGGCCGCGATTGATCTGGCCGGTATCGTCGAGCACGTAACCGTTCTGGAATTCGCCGACACCCTGCGTGCTGACGAAGTGCTGCAGCGCAAGGCGCGCTCGATGAAGAACGTCGACATCATCAAGAATGCCCAGACCACCGAAGTACGTGGCGACGGCAACAAGGTGGTGGGTCTGACCTACACCGATCGCGATTCCGGCGAGAGCAAGAACGTCGACGTAGCGGGTATCTTCGTGCAGATCGGCCTGATTCCAAACACCGACTGGCTCAAAGGTGGTGAGGTGAAGCTCAGCCGCTTCGGCGAGATCGAAGTCGACGCACGCGGTGCGACCTCGGTACCGGGGGTGTTCGCTGCCGGTGACGTGGCTACGGTTCCGTACAAGCAGATCGTCGTCGCCATGGGCTCGGGTTCGACTGCGGCATTGAGCGCATTCGACTACCTGATCCGTACTCCGCTCCCTGCAGCGGTGGCCGGGCAGCATCTCGAGCGCGAGACGGTTGGTTCGGCTGAATACAACTGA
- the ahpC gene encoding alkyl hydroperoxide reductase subunit C: protein MYINTEVKPFKATAFHNGNFVEVSEADLKGKWSVFFFYPADFTFVCPTELGDVADHYEEFKKLGVEIYSVSTDTHFTHKAWHDSSETIGKIQYPMIGDPTGTITRNFGVMREGQGLADRGTFVVDPEGIIQAIEITAEGIGRDANDLLRKVKAAQYVAAHPGEVCPAKWKEGEATLAPSLDLVGKI from the coding sequence ATGTACATCAACACAGAAGTCAAACCGTTCAAGGCCACCGCGTTCCATAACGGTAACTTTGTTGAAGTGAGCGAAGCTGATCTGAAAGGCAAGTGGTCAGTATTCTTCTTCTATCCTGCCGACTTCACTTTCGTCTGCCCGACCGAGCTGGGTGACGTGGCCGACCATTACGAAGAATTCAAGAAGCTGGGCGTAGAGATCTACTCGGTTTCCACCGACACCCACTTCACCCACAAGGCGTGGCACGATTCTTCCGAGACCATCGGCAAGATCCAGTATCCGATGATTGGTGACCCGACCGGCACCATTACCCGCAACTTCGGTGTGATGCGCGAAGGCCAGGGTCTGGCTGACCGCGGTACTTTCGTTGTCGATCCCGAGGGCATCATCCAGGCCATCGAAATCACTGCAGAAGGCATCGGCCGTGACGCCAACGACCTGCTGCGCAAGGTCAAGGCTGCCCAGTACGTCGCAGCCCACCCGGGCGAAGTCTGCCCGGCCAAGTGGAAAGAAGGCGAGGCCACTCTGGCTCCTTCGCTCGACCTGGTAGGCAAGATCTAA
- the moaC gene encoding cyclic pyranopterin monophosphate synthase MoaC codes for MLTHLDAQGQANMVDVTDKAVSSREAVAESLVRMRPETLDLIQSGGHPKGDVFAVARIAGIQAAKRTWELIPLCHPLMLTSVKVELTAEQPDAVRIRARCKLAGQTGVEMEALTAASVAALTLYDMCKAVDKGMVIEATRLLEKTGGKSGHYRAEEQR; via the coding sequence ATGCTTACTCATCTCGATGCCCAGGGGCAGGCGAACATGGTCGATGTGACCGACAAGGCCGTGTCATCGCGCGAAGCGGTGGCGGAAAGCCTGGTGCGCATGCGGCCGGAAACACTCGACCTGATCCAGAGCGGCGGCCACCCCAAGGGTGACGTCTTTGCCGTGGCGCGTATTGCCGGCATTCAGGCGGCCAAGCGCACCTGGGAGCTGATTCCGCTATGTCATCCGTTGATGCTTACGTCAGTGAAAGTCGAGCTGACAGCCGAGCAACCTGATGCCGTACGCATTCGCGCGCGCTGCAAGCTGGCTGGCCAGACCGGTGTGGAAATGGAAGCCCTGACCGCCGCAAGCGTTGCGGCGCTCACGCTCTACGATATGTGCAAAGCGGTGGATAAAGGCATGGTCATCGAAGCCACACGGTTGCTGGAGAAGACCGGCGGCAAGAGCGGGCACTACCGCGCGGAGGAGCAGAGATGA
- the moaD gene encoding molybdopterin converting factor subunit 1 yields the protein MITLQYFARYRETLGTGQEQLDWNDSRDTLRAVRDELVSRGDAWAVLNESRLMCARNQEMCSLDEPVRDGDEIAFFPPVTGG from the coding sequence ATGATCACGCTGCAATATTTCGCCCGTTACCGCGAGACGCTGGGCACCGGGCAGGAGCAGCTGGACTGGAATGACTCGCGCGATACGCTTCGGGCAGTGCGAGACGAGCTGGTTTCACGGGGTGATGCCTGGGCCGTGCTCAACGAGTCGCGACTGATGTGCGCGCGCAATCAGGAAATGTGCAGCCTGGATGAGCCGGTGCGAGACGGTGACGAGATCGCCTTCTTCCCCCCAGTGACCGGAGGCTGA